In one Thunnus maccoyii chromosome 12, fThuMac1.1, whole genome shotgun sequence genomic region, the following are encoded:
- the usp33 gene encoding ubiquitin carboxyl-terminal hydrolase 33 isoform X2: MPPASSCDCPHLDCVGEITKEELIQKSHGQCQDCKVGGPNLWACLENGCAYVGCGESHTDHSTVHSQETRHNLTVNLTTLRVWCYACGKEVFLERKLGPHTSHANSKPLPSSQNAAQDNSRAPGSPTSLRVPPNGGCEDLDMETEEEDDVRARGLTGLKNIGNTCYMNAALQALSNCPPLTQFFLECGGLVRTDKKPALCKSYQKLVSDLWHKNRLSYVVPTNLFQGIKAINPMFRGYSQQDSQEFLRCLMDQLHEELKEILPEPYDQSNSVTVDEGPEEDNRSQSDTDFQSCESCGSSERADNEVQGGIALMDVTNEAEMLIPEQDEIQANREWQKEKNMINDLYRCGVNGVMGGNNGADIDKDVDTTTETTPIISSQGAIKVQGRTSDTFPDIQISNTTRPQSPVPMEGHISKMSSSPPKAASGWPSLNPAHKKVTTFSPPKSKRQKKYRSVISDVFDGTIVSSVQCLTCDRVSVTLENFQDISLPIPGKEDLAKLHSATHQTSLVKAGSCGEAYAPQGWIAFVMEYIKSWFWGPVVTLQDCLAAFFARDELKGDNMYSCEKCKKLRNGVKFCKMQSLPEILCIHLKRFRHELMFSTKISTHVSFPLEGLDLQPFLAKDSTAQTTNYDLLSVICHHGTASSGHYIAYCRNDANNLWYEFDDQSVTEVSESCVQNAEAYVLFYKKSNEDALKERRRVSGLFNMMEPSLLQFYVSRQWLNKFKTFAEPGPISNDDFLCLHGGVPPNKATFIDDLVVMLPQNVWDHLYSRYGGGPAVNHLYVCHTCQIEIEKLEKRRKTELDMFVRLNKAFQEEESPVVIYCISMQWFREWEGFVKGKDNDQPGPIDNSKITVNKNGHLTLKQGADSGQISEETWNFLHSIYGGGPLVTVRPNISHQEADSSQSEEKIEVETRSV; this comes from the exons ATGCCACCGGCGTCCAGCTGCGACTGCCCTCACCTGGATTGTGTGGGGGAGATCACCAAGGAGGAACTTATTCAGAAATCTCAT GGCCAGTGCCAAGACTGTAAAGTTGGAGGACCAAATTTGTGGGCGTGTTTGGAG AATGGCTGCGCGTACGTAGGCTGTGGAGAATCTCACACTGACCACAGCACTGTCCACTCGCAG GAGACACGACACAACCTGACAGTGAACCTGACCACACTCCGAGTGTGGTGTTACGCCTGCGGCAAGGAGGTGTTCTTGGAGCGTAAACTAGGCCCTCACACGTCGCACGCCAATAGTAAACCCCTCCCCTCCTCGCAGAATGCCGCTCAG GATAACAGTAGGGCCCCTGGGAGCCCAACCTCTCTGAGAGTGCCCCCTAATGGTGGCTGTGAAGACCTGGACAtggagacagaagaggaggacgaCGTGCGTGCCAGAG GCCTCACAGGGCTGAAGAACATCGGCAACACCTGCTACATGAACGCTGCCCTCCAAGCCCTGTCCAACTG TCCGCCCTTGACACAGTTCTTTCTTGAATGTGGTGGCCTGGTGAGGACAGACAAGAAACCTGCACTCTGCAAAAGCTACCAGAAACTAGTGTCTGACCTGTGGCACAAGAACAG ACTCTCCTACGTGGTCCCGACCAACTTGTTCCAGGGGATCAAAGCCATAAACCCCATGTTCAGAGGATATTCTCAGCAG GACTCTCAGGAGTTTTTGCGCTGCTTGATGGATCAACTTCATGAAGAGCTGAAGGAGATACTTCCCGAGCCTTACGACCAGTCCAACAGCGTCACGGTGGACGAAGGCCCGGAAGAGGACAACCGCAGCCAGTCAGACACCGACTTCCAGTCATGTGAGTCCTGTGGCAGCAGCGAGCGCGCCGATAACGAGGTGCAGGGCGGGATCGCGCTGATGGACGTCACCAACGAGGCAGAGATGCTGATTCCTGAGCAAGATGAGATCCAGGCCAACAGGGAGTGGCAGAAAGAGAAGAACATGATTAATGACCTGTACCGCTGCGGGGTTAATGGTGTTATGGGTGGAAACAATGGAGCCGACATAGACAAAGATGTTGACACCACCACTGAGACCACGCCCATTATCAGCAGCCAGGGAGCAATTAAGGTTCAGGGCAGAACATCAG ATACCTTCCCAGACATCCAAATCTCCAACACCACAAGACCACAGAGTCCAGTCCCCATGGAGGGACACATTTCCAAAATGTCCAGCAGCCCGCCCAAAGCTGCCTCCGGCTGGCCGAGCCTTAACCCTGCACACAAGAAAG TGACCACATTCTCCCCACCAAAGAGCAAGCGTCAGAAGAAATACCGCAGTGTCATCTCAGATGTGTTCGATGGCACCATTGTCAGCTCAGTTCAGTGCCTCACCTGCGATCGG GTGTCCGTGACCCTGGAGAACTTCCAGGATATCTCGTTGCCCATCCCGGGCAAGGAGGACCTGGCCAAGCTCCACTCCGCCACCCACCAGACCTCCCTGGTAAAAGCTGGCTCCTGTGGGGAAGCTTATGCACCTCAGGGCTGGATTGCCTTTGTCATGGAATACATTAAGAG ttggTTCTGGGGTCCAGTGGTTACGCTACAAGATTGTCTTGCAGCTTTCTTTGCCAGAGATGAACTAAAAG gAGACAACATGTACAGCTGTGAAAAATGCAAGAA ATTACGAAACGGAGTCAAATTTTGCAAAATGCAAAGTTTGCCAGAG ATCCTGTGTATCCACTTGAAGCGCTTTAGACATGAACTGATGTTCTCCACCAAGATAAGCACCCATGTGTCCTTCCCGCTAGAGGGTCTGGACCTGCAGCCTTTTCTGGCCAAAGACAGCACTGCCCAGACCACCAACTATGAcctgctgtcagtcatctgtcACCACGGCACTGCCAGCA GTGGACACTACATAGCCTACTGCAGGAATGATGCCAACAATCTGTGGTATGAATTTGACGACCAAAGTGTGACCGAAGTCTCGGAGTCCTGCGTCCAGAATGCTGAAGCTTATGTGCTCTTCTATAA AAAGAGCAATGAGGATGCACTGAAAGAACGAAGAAGGGTGTCGGGTTTATTCAACATGATGGAGCCCAGCCTCTTGCAGTTCTACGTCTCCCGCCAGTGGCTGAACAAGTTCAAGACCTTTGCTGAGCCGGGGCCCATTTCCAACGACGACTTCCTGTGTTTGCACGGAG GCGTGCCCCCCAACAAAGCAACATTTATTGACGACCTGGTAGTAATGCTGCCACAGAACGTGTGGGATCACCTTTACAGCAG GTACGGCGGAGGACCAGCTGTCAACCACCTGTATGTTTGCCACACCTGCCAGATTGAGATAGAAAAACTGGAGAAACGGCGCAAGACGGAGCTGGACATGTTTGTCAGG CTGAACAAGGCGTTCCAGGAGGAGGAGTCTCCAGTGGTCATATACTGCATCAGCATGCAGTGGTTTCGTGAGTGGGAGGGCTTTGTCAAAGGAAAAGACAATG ATCAACCGGGACCAATTGATAATTCCAAGATAACAGTAAACAAGAACGGACATTTAACACTCAAACAAG GAGCTGACTCGGGGCAGATCTCTGAAGAGACGTGGAACTTCCTCCACTCTATCTACGGCGGCGGTCCCCTGGTGACGGTTCGGCCAAACATAAGCCACCAGGAAGCGGACTCGTCGCAGTCAGAGGAGAAGATAGAGGTGGAGACGCGCTCTGTTTAA
- the usp33 gene encoding ubiquitin carboxyl-terminal hydrolase 33 isoform X1, with protein sequence MPPASSCDCPHLDCVGEITKEELIQKSHGQCQDCKVGGPNLWACLENGCAYVGCGESHTDHSTVHSQETRHNLTVNLTTLRVWCYACGKEVFLERKLGPHTSHANSKPLPSSQNAAQDNSRAPGSPTSLRVPPNGGCEDLDMETEEEDDVRARGLTGLKNIGNTCYMNAALQALSNCPPLTQFFLECGGLVRTDKKPALCKSYQKLVSDLWHKNRLSYVVPTNLFQGIKAINPMFRGYSQQDSQEFLRCLMDQLHEELKEILPEPYDQSNSVTVDEGPEEDNRSQSDTDFQSCESCGSSERADNEVQGGIALMDVTNEAEMLIPEQDEIQANREWQKEKNMINDLYRCGVNGVMGGNNGADIDKDVDTTTETTPIISSQGAIKVQGRTSDTFPDIQISNTTRPQSPVPMEGHISKMSSSPPKAASGWPSLNPAHKKAVTTFSPPKSKRQKKYRSVISDVFDGTIVSSVQCLTCDRVSVTLENFQDISLPIPGKEDLAKLHSATHQTSLVKAGSCGEAYAPQGWIAFVMEYIKSWFWGPVVTLQDCLAAFFARDELKGDNMYSCEKCKKLRNGVKFCKMQSLPEILCIHLKRFRHELMFSTKISTHVSFPLEGLDLQPFLAKDSTAQTTNYDLLSVICHHGTASSGHYIAYCRNDANNLWYEFDDQSVTEVSESCVQNAEAYVLFYKKSNEDALKERRRVSGLFNMMEPSLLQFYVSRQWLNKFKTFAEPGPISNDDFLCLHGGVPPNKATFIDDLVVMLPQNVWDHLYSRYGGGPAVNHLYVCHTCQIEIEKLEKRRKTELDMFVRLNKAFQEEESPVVIYCISMQWFREWEGFVKGKDNDQPGPIDNSKITVNKNGHLTLKQGADSGQISEETWNFLHSIYGGGPLVTVRPNISHQEADSSQSEEKIEVETRSV encoded by the exons ATGCCACCGGCGTCCAGCTGCGACTGCCCTCACCTGGATTGTGTGGGGGAGATCACCAAGGAGGAACTTATTCAGAAATCTCAT GGCCAGTGCCAAGACTGTAAAGTTGGAGGACCAAATTTGTGGGCGTGTTTGGAG AATGGCTGCGCGTACGTAGGCTGTGGAGAATCTCACACTGACCACAGCACTGTCCACTCGCAG GAGACACGACACAACCTGACAGTGAACCTGACCACACTCCGAGTGTGGTGTTACGCCTGCGGCAAGGAGGTGTTCTTGGAGCGTAAACTAGGCCCTCACACGTCGCACGCCAATAGTAAACCCCTCCCCTCCTCGCAGAATGCCGCTCAG GATAACAGTAGGGCCCCTGGGAGCCCAACCTCTCTGAGAGTGCCCCCTAATGGTGGCTGTGAAGACCTGGACAtggagacagaagaggaggacgaCGTGCGTGCCAGAG GCCTCACAGGGCTGAAGAACATCGGCAACACCTGCTACATGAACGCTGCCCTCCAAGCCCTGTCCAACTG TCCGCCCTTGACACAGTTCTTTCTTGAATGTGGTGGCCTGGTGAGGACAGACAAGAAACCTGCACTCTGCAAAAGCTACCAGAAACTAGTGTCTGACCTGTGGCACAAGAACAG ACTCTCCTACGTGGTCCCGACCAACTTGTTCCAGGGGATCAAAGCCATAAACCCCATGTTCAGAGGATATTCTCAGCAG GACTCTCAGGAGTTTTTGCGCTGCTTGATGGATCAACTTCATGAAGAGCTGAAGGAGATACTTCCCGAGCCTTACGACCAGTCCAACAGCGTCACGGTGGACGAAGGCCCGGAAGAGGACAACCGCAGCCAGTCAGACACCGACTTCCAGTCATGTGAGTCCTGTGGCAGCAGCGAGCGCGCCGATAACGAGGTGCAGGGCGGGATCGCGCTGATGGACGTCACCAACGAGGCAGAGATGCTGATTCCTGAGCAAGATGAGATCCAGGCCAACAGGGAGTGGCAGAAAGAGAAGAACATGATTAATGACCTGTACCGCTGCGGGGTTAATGGTGTTATGGGTGGAAACAATGGAGCCGACATAGACAAAGATGTTGACACCACCACTGAGACCACGCCCATTATCAGCAGCCAGGGAGCAATTAAGGTTCAGGGCAGAACATCAG ATACCTTCCCAGACATCCAAATCTCCAACACCACAAGACCACAGAGTCCAGTCCCCATGGAGGGACACATTTCCAAAATGTCCAGCAGCCCGCCCAAAGCTGCCTCCGGCTGGCCGAGCCTTAACCCTGCACACAAGAAAG CAGTGACCACATTCTCCCCACCAAAGAGCAAGCGTCAGAAGAAATACCGCAGTGTCATCTCAGATGTGTTCGATGGCACCATTGTCAGCTCAGTTCAGTGCCTCACCTGCGATCGG GTGTCCGTGACCCTGGAGAACTTCCAGGATATCTCGTTGCCCATCCCGGGCAAGGAGGACCTGGCCAAGCTCCACTCCGCCACCCACCAGACCTCCCTGGTAAAAGCTGGCTCCTGTGGGGAAGCTTATGCACCTCAGGGCTGGATTGCCTTTGTCATGGAATACATTAAGAG ttggTTCTGGGGTCCAGTGGTTACGCTACAAGATTGTCTTGCAGCTTTCTTTGCCAGAGATGAACTAAAAG gAGACAACATGTACAGCTGTGAAAAATGCAAGAA ATTACGAAACGGAGTCAAATTTTGCAAAATGCAAAGTTTGCCAGAG ATCCTGTGTATCCACTTGAAGCGCTTTAGACATGAACTGATGTTCTCCACCAAGATAAGCACCCATGTGTCCTTCCCGCTAGAGGGTCTGGACCTGCAGCCTTTTCTGGCCAAAGACAGCACTGCCCAGACCACCAACTATGAcctgctgtcagtcatctgtcACCACGGCACTGCCAGCA GTGGACACTACATAGCCTACTGCAGGAATGATGCCAACAATCTGTGGTATGAATTTGACGACCAAAGTGTGACCGAAGTCTCGGAGTCCTGCGTCCAGAATGCTGAAGCTTATGTGCTCTTCTATAA AAAGAGCAATGAGGATGCACTGAAAGAACGAAGAAGGGTGTCGGGTTTATTCAACATGATGGAGCCCAGCCTCTTGCAGTTCTACGTCTCCCGCCAGTGGCTGAACAAGTTCAAGACCTTTGCTGAGCCGGGGCCCATTTCCAACGACGACTTCCTGTGTTTGCACGGAG GCGTGCCCCCCAACAAAGCAACATTTATTGACGACCTGGTAGTAATGCTGCCACAGAACGTGTGGGATCACCTTTACAGCAG GTACGGCGGAGGACCAGCTGTCAACCACCTGTATGTTTGCCACACCTGCCAGATTGAGATAGAAAAACTGGAGAAACGGCGCAAGACGGAGCTGGACATGTTTGTCAGG CTGAACAAGGCGTTCCAGGAGGAGGAGTCTCCAGTGGTCATATACTGCATCAGCATGCAGTGGTTTCGTGAGTGGGAGGGCTTTGTCAAAGGAAAAGACAATG ATCAACCGGGACCAATTGATAATTCCAAGATAACAGTAAACAAGAACGGACATTTAACACTCAAACAAG GAGCTGACTCGGGGCAGATCTCTGAAGAGACGTGGAACTTCCTCCACTCTATCTACGGCGGCGGTCCCCTGGTGACGGTTCGGCCAAACATAAGCCACCAGGAAGCGGACTCGTCGCAGTCAGAGGAGAAGATAGAGGTGGAGACGCGCTCTGTTTAA